In Erigeron canadensis isolate Cc75 chromosome 7, C_canadensis_v1, whole genome shotgun sequence, one DNA window encodes the following:
- the LOC122608744 gene encoding short-chain dehydrogenase reductase 2a, translating to MPAEIMPEKTFQGLHAHGKETSSFFSRRLEGKIAIVTGGAGGIGAATVTLFIKHGAKVVIADINDEFGLALASSLSPLATYVHCDVSIETEVQNLIDSTISRYGRIDILFNNAGVLGNQTKHKSIVNFDVDEFDKVMNVNVKGVALGMKHAARVMIPRGSGCIISTASVASVMGGMGPHTYTASKHAIVGLTKNAACELGKHGIRVNCISPFGVATSMLVNAWRSHDDVEEAEDDLEMRFKLPSEKEIEKTENFVNSLGNLKGTTLKARDIAEAALYLASDESRYVSGHNLVVDGAVTTSRNCVNL from the coding sequence GTTGGAAGGAAAGATTGCAATTGTTACTGGTGGGGCCGGAGGGATTGGTGCTGCCACCGTGACATTGTTTATCAAACATGGTGCAAAAGTAGTCATAGCGGATATCAATGATGAATTCGGACTTGCACTCGCTAGTTCATTGTCTCCTTTAGCTACATATGTTCATTGCGATGTAAGCATAGAAACCGAAGTTCAAAACCTAATTGACTCAACAATCTCTCGTTACGGACGAATTGATATCTTGTTTAACAATGCTGGCGTGCTTGGAAACCAGACCAAGCACAAAAGCATTGTTAATTTCGATGTAGATGAGTTTGACAAAGTAATGAATGTGAATGTGAAAGGAGTCGCCTTAGGGATGAAACACGCCGCTAGGGTTATGATCCCTAGAGGGAGTGGATGCATCATTTCAACCGCTAGTGTAGCCAGCGTTATGGGTGGAATGGGGCCACACACATATACAGCTTCAAAGCATGCGATTGTTGGGCTAACAAAGAATGCAGCATGTGAATTGGGAAAACATGGGATTAGAGTTAATTGCATTTCACCTTTTGGGGTCGCGACATCTATGCTTGTCAATGCATGGAGATCACACGACGACGTTGAAGAAGCTGAAGATGATCTGGAAATGCGTTTCAAGTTACCTAgcgaaaaagaaattgaaaagacTGAGAACTTTGTAAATAGTTTAGGGAACTTGAAAGGTACGACCTTAAAAGCTAGAGATATAGCCGAAGCGGCTCTTTATCTTGCTAGCGACGAGTCAAGATATGTGAGTGGTCATAACCTTGTTGTAGATGGCGCGGTTACAACATCTAGAAATTGTGTCAACTTGTAG